From Coffea arabica cultivar ET-39 chromosome 2e, Coffea Arabica ET-39 HiFi, whole genome shotgun sequence, the proteins below share one genomic window:
- the LOC113732746 gene encoding putative late blight resistance protein homolog R1A-3 isoform X1 has protein sequence MASTRVDSVLHNLELLQNNLEKRDSFETGFSNLREDFEALKLNLLFLKPVLLCARNWSNDQLKVRLRAFLSKIEAAVNRPGMDINSLYLRSKSAFNLKSVVTALKPVVSNMLGNIKSFKQDVIDIYETLSSCSSSEFGSCLRDCELVDFIDSVLQNLIDLLSRRYFESMEDYNSALHAHIEALEDKLTFLKNFVGFAKILGAEQRELEDLLAHIQVVALNAARLSYKCLFYKEDQEMQDPKMCSIISELLEKINPVDLQVYVTYVKVLKAPKSPESLLTTETGMQKLQDFNDSLISSLWELLGSSTSFTVSVKDQMKILYEGLRFLRSILNKPQENMNELNDKIVSVISEAGIVIFSLFLKEVDVDSSVVGESADSCAMLVNTNNSVKLIVAQRRGSSISGSLPSDHSFKGQEVRKTTRFKPSRGRVPMTDEFVVGFEDEAKKVINQLESGSHKLQIVSIVGMPGLGKTTLAKKVYQDSSVVWRFHIRIWCTVSQEYNMKNLLVQILSCVYGEVNELKFLNEEDLAFKLYKTLKRNRYLIVLDDVWDVKALHGLRFAFPDDGNGSRVLITSRDSNVASMVTFGVEPHNLRVLTEEESWTLLQWKVFGEPGCPQELRILGKEIATNCKGLPLTIVIIAGILSTIEDDAWSEVADSLTSTIVYATDQCKSTLELSYRHLPHYLKRCLLYFGAFREDQEIETAKLMRLWIAEGFVSAEVETVPDTEPKRMADLAEAYMMDLIGRNLVMVAKRRHIGGVKTCRIHDLLHEFCKEKAKDENTLQVLRGYGELSTFNEHPYLERLSIWSKAGHFKKSRLFCPQICSLLLFSQIEESDSFMADVSFVFCIYKKLRVLDLEQIFLPHKVFPREVEALVELRYLGVQGAMSSIPSTIDKLSNLETFVVIAESGTVSFPDTIWNMTKLRHLHVVGWNVTCSLPSENLENTSDLWNLDTLSTLTVTLDDRAANIMRKVPNVRQLKIQLSAAECSVGCCNLSHLSSLEALEVLAESLPSNPVEFSFPLNLKELVLGGLHLPWSKISAIEELPDLEVLTLLGESFVGERWDLTPGGFRELRCLSLENLDVVEWEDATDAFPRLEKLRLIGVLELEKVPSCLGQIPCLVEIEARDCKDSLNALVREIGKEQEDWGNEDLKIIID, from the coding sequence ATGGCCTCCACTCGTGTTGACTCCGTCTTGCATAATCTGGAGTTGCTCCAGAACAACCTCGAAAAACGTGATTCGTTTGAAACTGGATTTTCCAACCTGCGTGAAGATTTTGAGGCCCTCAAGCTGAATCTGCTGTTCCTGAAACCAGTTCTTCTGTGTGCAAGAAACTGGAGCAACGACCAATTGAAGGTAAGGCTTCGAGCTTTCTTGTCTAAGATTGAAGCTGCTGTAAACAGACCTGGGATGGATATAAACTCCCTCTATCTTAGGTCAAAAAGTGCATTCAATTTGAAAAGCGTGGTCACAGCTTTGAAACCTGTCGTCTCTAATATGCTGGGAAACATCAAGTCCTTTAAGCAAGATGTCATCGACATATACGAAACCTTGTCGAGCTGCAGCTCATCAGAGTTCGGCTCTTGCTTAAGAGACTGTGAACTCGTGGACTTCATAGACTCCGTTCTACAGAATCTGATCGATCTTCTCAGCCGTCGGTATTTTGAGTCCATGGAAGATTACAACAGTGCTTTGCACGCACATATTGAGGCCCTTGAAGACAAGCTTACATTCTTGAAAAATTTCGTTGGCTTTGCCAAAATTCTGGGTGCTGAACAACGTGAATTGGAAGATCTGTTGGCTCACATTCAAGTTGTGGCTCTCAATGCCGCACGCCTCTCTTACAAGTGTTTGTTTTACAAGGAAGATCAAGAGATGCAGGATCCCAAGATGTGCTCCATAATCAGTGAACTACTGGAGAAGATTAACCCCGTTGACCTCCAAGTTTATGTGACATATGTCAAAGTCCTTAAAGCTCCGAAATCCCCAGAATCATTGCTTACCACGGAGACAGGTATGCAAAAATTGCAGGATTTTAATGATTCTCTCATAAGTAGTCTTTGGGAGCTACTAGGGTCCAGTACCAGCTTCACGGTTTCTGTGAAAGATCAAATGAAGATACTCTATGAGGGACTGAGATTCTTGAGAAGCATTCTAAATAAGCCGCAGGAGAATATGAATGAgctaaatgataaaattgtatCTGTCATTAGTGAGGCAGGAATTGTAATTTTCTCGCTCTTTCTGAAAGAAGTGGATGTTGACTCCTCAGTGGTCGGAGAATCTGCTGATTCTTGTGCAATGTTGGTCAACACGAACAACAGTGTTAAGCTCATTGTGGCTCAGCGAAGGGGTTCAAGCATCTCAGGAAGTCTTCCTTCCGATCATAGCTTCAAAGGACAAGAAGTTCGCAAGACTACCCGTTTCAAGCCATCAAGAGGTAGAGTACCAATGACCGATGAATTTGTAGTTGGTTTCGAGGATGAGGCAAAAAAAGTGATTAACCAACTCGAAAGTGGATCACATAAGTTGCAAATTGTTTCCATTGTGGGAATGCCTGGACTTGGCAAGACCACTTTAGCCAAAAAAGTTTACCAGGACTCCTCGGTTGTGTGGAGGTTCCATATTCGTATCTGGTGCACTGTTTCTCAAGAATATAACATGAAAAATTTGTTAGTTCAGATTTTATCCTGTGTGTATGGGGAGGTGAATGAACTCAAATTTCTAAATGAAGAAGATTTGGCATTTAAGCTCTATAAAACGTTAAAGAGAAATAGGTATCTTATTGTTTTAGATGATGTCTGGGACGTTAAGGCATTGCATGGCTTGAGGTTTGCATTCCCGGACGATGGGAACGGAAGTCGAGTCCTAATTACAAGTCGAGACTCTAACGTGGCTTCAATGGTAACATTTGGTGTGGAACCTCACAATCTTCGCGTGCTTACCGAAGAAGAGAGTTGGACATTATTGCAGTGGAAGGTGTTTGGAGAACCAGGTTGTCCTCAAGAACTACGTATTCTTGGGAAGGAAATAGCAACAAATTGCAAGGGATTGCCTCTTACCATTGTCATCATAGCTGGAATTTTGTCAACTATAGAGGATGATGCTTGGAGTGAAGTTGCAGATAGTTTAACTTCAACCATTGTGTATGCTACAGACCAGTGCAAGAGTACATTGGAGCTGAGTTACAGGCACTTACCGCATTATTTGAAACGATGCCTCCTGTACTTCGGAGCATTTCGAgaagatcaagaaattgaaactGCGAAGTTGATGAGGCTATGGATTGCCGAAGGCTTTGTATCTGCTGAAGTTGAAACTGTGCCGGATACAGAGCCAAAGAGAATGGCGGATTTAGCAGAAGCATACATGATGGATCTTATTGGCAGAAACCTAGTAATGGTTGCCAAACGAAGACATATTGGTGGAGTCAAAACTTGTCGCATTCATGATCTATTACACGAGTTTTGTAAGGAAAAAGccaaagatgaaaataccctgcaGGTGTTGCGTGGCTATGGTGAACTTTCCACTTTTAATGAGCACCCGTACCTCGAGAGGTTGTCCATTTGGTCCAAGGCAGGGCATTTTAAGAAGTCGAGGCTATTCTGTCCACAAATATGCAGTCTACTATTGTTTAGTCAGATTGAAGAGTCTGATTCATTCATGGCTGATGTGTCATTTGTCTTTTGCATCTACAAAAAACTTCGAGTGTTggatttggagcaaatttttcTGCCGCACAAGGTTTTTCCTAGAGAGGTAGAAGCTCTCGTTGAGCTGAGATACTTGGGTGTTCAGGGTGCAATGAGTTCCATCCCCTCCACAATTGACAAGCTCTCCAACTTAGAAACTTTTGTTGTGATTGCTGAATCTGGTACTGTTTCGTTCCCAGATACCATATGGAACATGACCAAGCTGAGGCATCTACATGTGGTGGGCTGGAACGTTACTTGTTCTTTGCCGAGTGAAAATCTTGAAAACACCTCTGACCTCTGGAATTTAGACACTCTTTCCACCTTGACTGTGACTTTGGACGACAGAGCGGCAAATATAATGAGAAAGGTTCCGAATGTCCGCCAACTGAAGATCCAGCTCTCAGCGGCAGAGTGCTCTGTGGGATGCTGCAACTTAAGTCACCTTTCAAGTCTAGAAGCACTCGAAGTGTTGGCGGAGTCGTTGCCATCGAATCCTGTTGAGTTTTCTTTCCCGCTAAATTTAAAAGAGTTGGTCCTTGGAGGATTGCATCTGCCCTGGAGTAAAATTTCAGCGATTGAGGAACTACCCGACCTTGAGGTCCTCACATTACTCGGCGAGTCATTTGTCGGAGAAAGATGGGACCTAACACCAGGAGGGTTCCGTGAACTCAGGTGCTTGAGTTTGGAAAACTTGGATGTTGTCGAATGGGAAGACGCGACAGATGCTTTTCCGCGTCTTGAGAAGCTAAGGTTGATTGGGGTTTTGGAATTGGAAAAGGTCCCTTCCTGTTTAGGGCAGATTCCATGTCTTGTGGAGATTGAAGCGCGGGACTGTAAGGACTCTCTTAATGCGTTGGTACGCGAAATTGGGAAAGAGCAGGAGGACTGGGGAAATGAGGATCTGAAGATCATTATCGACTAG
- the LOC113732746 gene encoding putative late blight resistance protein homolog R1A-3 isoform X2, protein MLGNIKSFKQDVIDIYETLSSCSSSEFGSCLRDCELVDFIDSVLQNLIDLLSRRYFESMEDYNSALHAHIEALEDKLTFLKNFVGFAKILGAEQRELEDLLAHIQVVALNAARLSYKCLFYKEDQEMQDPKMCSIISELLEKINPVDLQVYVTYVKVLKAPKSPESLLTTETGMQKLQDFNDSLISSLWELLGSSTSFTVSVKDQMKILYEGLRFLRSILNKPQENMNELNDKIVSVISEAGIVIFSLFLKEVDVDSSVVGESADSCAMLVNTNNSVKLIVAQRRGSSISGSLPSDHSFKGQEVRKTTRFKPSRGRVPMTDEFVVGFEDEAKKVINQLESGSHKLQIVSIVGMPGLGKTTLAKKVYQDSSVVWRFHIRIWCTVSQEYNMKNLLVQILSCVYGEVNELKFLNEEDLAFKLYKTLKRNRYLIVLDDVWDVKALHGLRFAFPDDGNGSRVLITSRDSNVASMVTFGVEPHNLRVLTEEESWTLLQWKVFGEPGCPQELRILGKEIATNCKGLPLTIVIIAGILSTIEDDAWSEVADSLTSTIVYATDQCKSTLELSYRHLPHYLKRCLLYFGAFREDQEIETAKLMRLWIAEGFVSAEVETVPDTEPKRMADLAEAYMMDLIGRNLVMVAKRRHIGGVKTCRIHDLLHEFCKEKAKDENTLQVLRGYGELSTFNEHPYLERLSIWSKAGHFKKSRLFCPQICSLLLFSQIEESDSFMADVSFVFCIYKKLRVLDLEQIFLPHKVFPREVEALVELRYLGVQGAMSSIPSTIDKLSNLETFVVIAESGTVSFPDTIWNMTKLRHLHVVGWNVTCSLPSENLENTSDLWNLDTLSTLTVTLDDRAANIMRKVPNVRQLKIQLSAAECSVGCCNLSHLSSLEALEVLAESLPSNPVEFSFPLNLKELVLGGLHLPWSKISAIEELPDLEVLTLLGESFVGERWDLTPGGFRELRCLSLENLDVVEWEDATDAFPRLEKLRLIGVLELEKVPSCLGQIPCLVEIEARDCKDSLNALVREIGKEQEDWGNEDLKIIID, encoded by the coding sequence ATGCTGGGAAACATCAAGTCCTTTAAGCAAGATGTCATCGACATATACGAAACCTTGTCGAGCTGCAGCTCATCAGAGTTCGGCTCTTGCTTAAGAGACTGTGAACTCGTGGACTTCATAGACTCCGTTCTACAGAATCTGATCGATCTTCTCAGCCGTCGGTATTTTGAGTCCATGGAAGATTACAACAGTGCTTTGCACGCACATATTGAGGCCCTTGAAGACAAGCTTACATTCTTGAAAAATTTCGTTGGCTTTGCCAAAATTCTGGGTGCTGAACAACGTGAATTGGAAGATCTGTTGGCTCACATTCAAGTTGTGGCTCTCAATGCCGCACGCCTCTCTTACAAGTGTTTGTTTTACAAGGAAGATCAAGAGATGCAGGATCCCAAGATGTGCTCCATAATCAGTGAACTACTGGAGAAGATTAACCCCGTTGACCTCCAAGTTTATGTGACATATGTCAAAGTCCTTAAAGCTCCGAAATCCCCAGAATCATTGCTTACCACGGAGACAGGTATGCAAAAATTGCAGGATTTTAATGATTCTCTCATAAGTAGTCTTTGGGAGCTACTAGGGTCCAGTACCAGCTTCACGGTTTCTGTGAAAGATCAAATGAAGATACTCTATGAGGGACTGAGATTCTTGAGAAGCATTCTAAATAAGCCGCAGGAGAATATGAATGAgctaaatgataaaattgtatCTGTCATTAGTGAGGCAGGAATTGTAATTTTCTCGCTCTTTCTGAAAGAAGTGGATGTTGACTCCTCAGTGGTCGGAGAATCTGCTGATTCTTGTGCAATGTTGGTCAACACGAACAACAGTGTTAAGCTCATTGTGGCTCAGCGAAGGGGTTCAAGCATCTCAGGAAGTCTTCCTTCCGATCATAGCTTCAAAGGACAAGAAGTTCGCAAGACTACCCGTTTCAAGCCATCAAGAGGTAGAGTACCAATGACCGATGAATTTGTAGTTGGTTTCGAGGATGAGGCAAAAAAAGTGATTAACCAACTCGAAAGTGGATCACATAAGTTGCAAATTGTTTCCATTGTGGGAATGCCTGGACTTGGCAAGACCACTTTAGCCAAAAAAGTTTACCAGGACTCCTCGGTTGTGTGGAGGTTCCATATTCGTATCTGGTGCACTGTTTCTCAAGAATATAACATGAAAAATTTGTTAGTTCAGATTTTATCCTGTGTGTATGGGGAGGTGAATGAACTCAAATTTCTAAATGAAGAAGATTTGGCATTTAAGCTCTATAAAACGTTAAAGAGAAATAGGTATCTTATTGTTTTAGATGATGTCTGGGACGTTAAGGCATTGCATGGCTTGAGGTTTGCATTCCCGGACGATGGGAACGGAAGTCGAGTCCTAATTACAAGTCGAGACTCTAACGTGGCTTCAATGGTAACATTTGGTGTGGAACCTCACAATCTTCGCGTGCTTACCGAAGAAGAGAGTTGGACATTATTGCAGTGGAAGGTGTTTGGAGAACCAGGTTGTCCTCAAGAACTACGTATTCTTGGGAAGGAAATAGCAACAAATTGCAAGGGATTGCCTCTTACCATTGTCATCATAGCTGGAATTTTGTCAACTATAGAGGATGATGCTTGGAGTGAAGTTGCAGATAGTTTAACTTCAACCATTGTGTATGCTACAGACCAGTGCAAGAGTACATTGGAGCTGAGTTACAGGCACTTACCGCATTATTTGAAACGATGCCTCCTGTACTTCGGAGCATTTCGAgaagatcaagaaattgaaactGCGAAGTTGATGAGGCTATGGATTGCCGAAGGCTTTGTATCTGCTGAAGTTGAAACTGTGCCGGATACAGAGCCAAAGAGAATGGCGGATTTAGCAGAAGCATACATGATGGATCTTATTGGCAGAAACCTAGTAATGGTTGCCAAACGAAGACATATTGGTGGAGTCAAAACTTGTCGCATTCATGATCTATTACACGAGTTTTGTAAGGAAAAAGccaaagatgaaaataccctgcaGGTGTTGCGTGGCTATGGTGAACTTTCCACTTTTAATGAGCACCCGTACCTCGAGAGGTTGTCCATTTGGTCCAAGGCAGGGCATTTTAAGAAGTCGAGGCTATTCTGTCCACAAATATGCAGTCTACTATTGTTTAGTCAGATTGAAGAGTCTGATTCATTCATGGCTGATGTGTCATTTGTCTTTTGCATCTACAAAAAACTTCGAGTGTTggatttggagcaaatttttcTGCCGCACAAGGTTTTTCCTAGAGAGGTAGAAGCTCTCGTTGAGCTGAGATACTTGGGTGTTCAGGGTGCAATGAGTTCCATCCCCTCCACAATTGACAAGCTCTCCAACTTAGAAACTTTTGTTGTGATTGCTGAATCTGGTACTGTTTCGTTCCCAGATACCATATGGAACATGACCAAGCTGAGGCATCTACATGTGGTGGGCTGGAACGTTACTTGTTCTTTGCCGAGTGAAAATCTTGAAAACACCTCTGACCTCTGGAATTTAGACACTCTTTCCACCTTGACTGTGACTTTGGACGACAGAGCGGCAAATATAATGAGAAAGGTTCCGAATGTCCGCCAACTGAAGATCCAGCTCTCAGCGGCAGAGTGCTCTGTGGGATGCTGCAACTTAAGTCACCTTTCAAGTCTAGAAGCACTCGAAGTGTTGGCGGAGTCGTTGCCATCGAATCCTGTTGAGTTTTCTTTCCCGCTAAATTTAAAAGAGTTGGTCCTTGGAGGATTGCATCTGCCCTGGAGTAAAATTTCAGCGATTGAGGAACTACCCGACCTTGAGGTCCTCACATTACTCGGCGAGTCATTTGTCGGAGAAAGATGGGACCTAACACCAGGAGGGTTCCGTGAACTCAGGTGCTTGAGTTTGGAAAACTTGGATGTTGTCGAATGGGAAGACGCGACAGATGCTTTTCCGCGTCTTGAGAAGCTAAGGTTGATTGGGGTTTTGGAATTGGAAAAGGTCCCTTCCTGTTTAGGGCAGATTCCATGTCTTGTGGAGATTGAAGCGCGGGACTGTAAGGACTCTCTTAATGCGTTGGTACGCGAAATTGGGAAAGAGCAGGAGGACTGGGGAAATGAGGATCTGAAGATCATTATCGACTAG